The Haloprofundus halophilus genomic sequence GTCGTCCCGGTCGGGATGTACACGTTCGTCTGGAGGCTCACGTTCGAGCCGATCTCGGTCTGCCCGTCGATGACCGTGTTCGTCCCGACGAGCACGTCGTCGCCGAGCGTCGTGAGCTCCCGGATCAGCGCGTTGTGACCCGTGTTGAGCCCGTCGCCGGCGACGACGTCCTGATAGATGATGGTGCCCGCACGCACGGTCGCACCCTCGCCCAACACAGTCGGTTCCGACGCGTTACCGTGCGGATGACCCAGTACTGCGGTCTCGTGGACGTCTGTGTCGGAGCCGAGCTCGACGGGCGACTCTCCGGCCGCGTGGCGGCGTATCTCCTCTGTTTCGCCGTGATTGTCTCTTTGTGTCATGAATGACGTAGTGTAACCTCGACCGGGCGTCGGTCTCCCAGTCCGTACAGTTGCAACCCACACCTGATGGTGTCGTAGCTTTGTTATTCACAGCCTGATGGAGGAGTATGTGCCAGTTTACCATTTTCCGTAAGGTT encodes the following:
- a CDS encoding acyltransferase: MTQRDNHGETEEIRRHAAGESPVELGSDTDVHETAVLGHPHGNASEPTVLGEGATVRAGTIIYQDVVAGDGLNTGHNALIRELTTLGDDVLVGTNTVIDGQTEIGSNVSLQTNVYIPTGTTIGDRVFVGPAATLTNDPYPIRKDVDLVGPTLEDDVSIGANATILPGVTVGEGAFVAAGAVVTEDVPPRTLAVGAPAKHRALPENLQGGNLLE